CGGTTCGGCCTGGTACTGATAGACGAGCGCAAAATTGGGATCGGTCACTTCGACCCGGCCGAGGATGGCGCGCATATCCATCGCCATCGAGATCGTCTCATTGCCGAGATCGAGCTGGTTCTCCTCGTAATATCCTTCGGCCAGCTGGTTGGCATTCTCCATCAGCCCGCGCGAATTGTCCGAGAACCAGAAGTCCACCCCCGACTGGAACAGGAAGGCAGCGAAGCCCGCGACCAGCAGCGTCGGCACCGCCGCGATCAGCGAGAAGAAGAACACCAGCCTGACATGCAGCCGCGCCGTGCTTCCGGCTGCACGCTTCAGTGCCACGCGCCGGCCGGCCAGCACCAGCAGTGCCATGGCGGGAATAAGCGTGCCGATAAGCAGACCTGCGACCTGGCGCGATGGCAGCAATGCACCATCGGGCGGCGCATTGGTGAAGGTGGCCCAGGTGCTGGCCACCATGATCAGGAAAGCAACCGCTGCAGTGACTTCGATATAGCCAAACAGGTTCTGCCGCCGCGAGGTAACCACGAACCTGCGCCACCAGCGCGGTATCTGCCGCCTTGTTCCTGCTATGCTTGTCGTCATCGTGGCGCACATACAACGGGACTGTTGCAAAGTTGCAAGTGCAAATTCGATCAGTTGTGGACGGCAGCGGATGGATGTCGACGCTATCGCCTGCGGGTGAAGGTTTCCGGCGCGATGTCGAGCTCTGAAAGTCGCTTGCGCAGAGTGTTGCGATTGATACCCAGCAGGCGCGCCGCGCGAAGCTGATTGCCCTCGGTCCGTTCGAGCGCCAATTCGAACAAGGGCTTCTCGAAGGCAGCAAGCGCGGCGTGATAGACCGCGCCATCCGCCGGACGCGCCGTGTCGACCCATGCCTCGACCGCGGCCTCGAAACCATGCTTGTTGCCATCGTCCGCATCGGTCCGGGCGGTCGGGAGCACGTCTTCAACCGCCGCGCGGTCGATCGTGTCGTCGCGCGCCATCAGCGCAAGCCGGAACGCCGCATTGCGCAATTCGCGGACATTGCCGCGCCATGCCCGTGCCTTGAGCGCTTCGATCCCATCGGCACTCGCCTGACGAAGCGGAAGCCCCTCGCCCGCCGCCTGGCCGAGGAAGTGGCGCACCAGGGCGCCGATGTCTTCCGGGCGTTCGCGCAGGGGCGGCAAATGGATCGGGACGACGTTGAGCCGATAATAGAGGTCTTCGCGAAACCGCCCGTCGGCAATCATGGGGGCGAGGTCGCGATTGGTCGCTGCGACTATGCGCACATCGACGCCGATTTCCTGCCGCCCGCCAACCCGCCGGATCCGTCCCGACTGGAGCGCGCGCAGCAGGCGCGTCTGCGCTTCGGCGGGCATATCGCCGATCTCGTCGAGAAACAGCGTGCCGCCATTGGCCTGCTCGAACTTGCCGATCTGCTGACTCACTGCGCCGGTAAACGCGCCGCGCTCGTGCCCAAACAGCTCGCTTTCGAGCAGATCGTGCGGGATCGCCGCCATGTTGACCGCAACGAAGGGTCCGGTCTTGCGCGAGCCCAACTGGTGGATCGCCTCGGCAACCAGTTCCTTGCCCGTGCCGCTTTCGCCGGTGATCAGCACGGTGAGATCATTGCGCAGCACGCGGGTGATCATGCGGTAGACGCCCTGCATCGCAGGACTGCGCCCGATCAGCGGCAGCGCGCTGTCCTCGGCCTCATCCTCACGCTCGCTCGAAGGACGATTGGCGACCGCCTGCGCCACCGCCTGCGTCAGTTCGTCGAGGTCGAACGGCTTGGGGAAATATTCGAACGCATCGCTGTCGCTCGCACGCACCGCCGTATCGAGCGTGTTCTGCGCGGACAATACGATGACCGGCATGGCTGGGGCCAGCCTGCGAACGGTGTCGATCGATGCCAGTCCGTCGCCATCTTCCAGCATCACGTCGGTGAGCATCACGTCGAAGCGGTTGTCGGCCAGCAAGGCATCGCGCCGCGCTATGCTCTCGCAGGCGGTAACATCGAAGCCTTCTTCGCGCAGCGCCTCGGTAATCACCGTCGCGATGCCCTTGTCGTCTTCGACCAGAAGAACAGTATGCGCCATCGTTCTCCCTAGCCCGCCACCGGCAGGTTGATGCGGAAATGGGTTTCGCCCGCCCGCTCGTCACGCGCATGCGAGACGCGCCCGCCCATATCGCGCAGCAGCTTGCGCACGAGCGCGAGCCCAAGGCCCTGCCCATGTGGCTTGCTCGATACGAAGGGTTCGAACACGTGATCACGCAGCGCCGGATCGATCCCCGCACCGCCATCGGTCACGGTGATCTCGATCGGGAGGCGTGTCGCCTTGCCCAGCCGGATCGTGTTGAACACCAGCCCGCTGACGAACCGCGTCCGCACGCTGACGCGGGGATTGTCCATGCCCGCGCTCGCGTCGCAGGCGTTGGCGATCAGATTGATCAGCACCTGCTCCAGCGCGCCCTGATCGGCAGCCACGGGGGGCAGCGAGGGATCGAATTCCTCGACCAGTTCGCAGGGCGCGCTGCGCCCGGTGCGCACCGTGGCCATGGCATTGCGGATCGCCTCGTGCAAATTGCACGGCCCGGTGATCTCCACCGGTTTCGCGCCGAGCTGCTGCATCCGGTCAATCAGCTGGGCAATCCGGTCCACTTCGGCGGATATCATCTGCGCCAGCGGCTTGTCCTTGCCCGCGACCCGCCGGGCCAGCAGCTGGCTCGCCCCGCGAATGGCCGACAACGGGTTCTTGATTTCGTGGGCGAGAACTGCCGGCGCGCGCAATTCCACGCGCTCGTTTTCATCCTCGTCATTTGCCGGTTGTCCCGCATCGGAAAGCGTGATCACCCGCCACCCCGCCTCGCCATGCATGGGAGAGCTGCTGATGTTGACGCGCCGGTCGCCGATGGCGGTCGCAATCGTGACGCCGCGCGCGATAACCTGCGCATCGACGGTCGCCAGCCTTTCGCTCAGGCGTTCGTCGGAAATGCCGATGACGTCCCAGAAGCGCTTCTCGCACAGCTTGCGTGCGCTGCGGCCAAGCATCTCCTCGGCCGCGTGGTTGGCTTCGACGATATTGTCATCCTCGTCGAGCAGCAGGACCGCGAAGATCAGCGCGGCGAGCTGGGCGCGCGCATCGGGTGCGCCGGCGAGTGTGCTCACGCGGCGCGGCGCCGCAGGAAGGGTTCGTAGAAGGTTTCGATTTCCTCGAGCACCTTGCGCGGATCGTCGATGAAGTTGACGAAATTGCGGAACTCGGCGGAGCCGTGCATGCCCTTGGTATACCAGCCCAGATGCTTGCGCGCGATCTTGGTGCCGACCCCTTCACCATAATGGTCGAGCATCGACTCGTAATGCTCAACCAGCACATCGTATTGCTCGTCGAATGAGGGGGTTTCGAGCACTTCGCCCGTG
This genomic window from Qipengyuania sp. HL-TH1 contains:
- a CDS encoding two-component system sensor histidine kinase NtrB, with the translated sequence MSTLAGAPDARAQLAALIFAVLLLDEDDNIVEANHAAEEMLGRSARKLCEKRFWDVIGISDERLSERLATVDAQVIARGVTIATAIGDRRVNISSSPMHGEAGWRVITLSDAGQPANDEDENERVELRAPAVLAHEIKNPLSAIRGASQLLARRVAGKDKPLAQMISAEVDRIAQLIDRMQQLGAKPVEITGPCNLHEAIRNAMATVRTGRSAPCELVEEFDPSLPPVAADQGALEQVLINLIANACDASAGMDNPRVSVRTRFVSGLVFNTIRLGKATRLPIEITVTDGGAGIDPALRDHVFEPFVSSKPHGQGLGLALVRKLLRDMGGRVSHARDERAGETHFRINLPVAG
- the ntrC gene encoding nitrogen regulation protein NR(I), encoding MAHTVLLVEDDKGIATVITEALREEGFDVTACESIARRDALLADNRFDVMLTDVMLEDGDGLASIDTVRRLAPAMPVIVLSAQNTLDTAVRASDSDAFEYFPKPFDLDELTQAVAQAVANRPSSEREDEAEDSALPLIGRSPAMQGVYRMITRVLRNDLTVLITGESGTGKELVAEAIHQLGSRKTGPFVAVNMAAIPHDLLESELFGHERGAFTGAVSQQIGKFEQANGGTLFLDEIGDMPAEAQTRLLRALQSGRIRRVGGRQEIGVDVRIVAATNRDLAPMIADGRFREDLYYRLNVVPIHLPPLRERPEDIGALVRHFLGQAAGEGLPLRQASADGIEALKARAWRGNVRELRNAAFRLALMARDDTIDRAAVEDVLPTARTDADDGNKHGFEAAVEAWVDTARPADGAVYHAALAAFEKPLFELALERTEGNQLRAARLLGINRNTLRKRLSELDIAPETFTRRR